In Microvenator marinus, one genomic interval encodes:
- a CDS encoding SseB family protein, with protein sequence MIELRDLIKTAKNEPTTANIEAMWKAVYLLGAWYFAPGKKAPGATTPMVMQEEDGAWLLAFTNFRQLSKFEREHDLLLPDGNLNMLVLDPLKSTRLVQEHAAHIMGVVFNPQSDETFRAPVDALVAYARHFGLDV encoded by the coding sequence ATGATCGAACTACGAGACCTGATCAAGACCGCGAAGAACGAGCCGACCACGGCCAATATCGAGGCGATGTGGAAAGCGGTATACCTGCTTGGAGCCTGGTATTTCGCGCCCGGTAAAAAGGCGCCGGGGGCCACCACGCCGATGGTCATGCAGGAGGAAGATGGCGCGTGGTTGCTGGCGTTTACGAACTTTCGCCAGCTTTCGAAATTCGAGCGGGAGCACGACCTGCTTCTACCCGACGGCAACCTGAACATGTTGGTACTCGACCCGCTGAAGTCCACGCGTTTGGTTCAAGAACACGCGGCCCATATTATGGGCGTAGTATTTAACCCACAATCCGACGAAACATTTCGCGCCCCTGTTGATGCGTTGGTGGCTTATGCCCGCCATTTTGGGTTGGATGTCTAA